The Microbacterium natoriense genomic interval GCTGGCGCCCGTCGGCGCACAGGATCAGCGTGTCCGGAGACAGGCAGTAGACGCAGGCATGGCTGCATCCCCGATAGGGGTTGATCGTCCATGCGAAGGGCATCCGCGAGGCGCCGGGAACCTTGTTCAACGCGGACTTCGCGAGCACCTCGTGGAAGGTCATCCCGGCGAACTCGGGAGTCGTGACGGTGCGGAGGATGCCGGCACGGTTCTCGAGGCCGGGCAGGGCGGCGCTGTCGGTGTCTCCGAGCTTCTGACCCTGCCAACGCATGCTTCATTCGAACAAAGAAGCGAACAGATGTCAAGCCGACATCGAAACTATCTTCCCATCATGAGGCGGTGGACGGCTCGACTCCGAGGGCTGCGGGAAGACCGTTGAGCCGCAGCGCCGTGCCCGTGCGCAGATGCGGCAGATCGGCGCTGCCGTCGCCCGTCCGAACGAGGAAGGTCGCCTGCTCGGTCCACGTCAGTGTCGTGCCTCCCTCGGGTGCGTCCTCGAGCGTCACGGTCACCAGGGAGACCCATCGGGTCACGTCGTCGACGATCGCCTCGTACACGAACACGATCCGTCGGCCCGGAACGATGTCCAGATAGCGCGATCGATTCCGCACCGTCTCGGCCGGCACGCCTGGCAGAGAGAAGGTGCTTCGTGCATCCTCTCCGCCGCCGACCCGGAAGTCGTGATCGTAGGTGGCGCCGCTGCCCGGCATCCTGACCCATCGCCTGCGGCGTCGATCGTCGGCGAACCCAGCGAACACCTCGGCGCGCTCCAGGTCGAACGTGCGCGTGATGGTGAAGGTGTCGTGAGCGATTCCCGGGCCGGGCGTGGCTGGCACCTCGAGTGCGGGCGAGGGGTGCGTCTCTGTCATGTCGGCGTGCCGTCTCTAGTCGTCGTGCGGAAACCCTGCTTGTGAATGCAACACGCGGCGCCCGCGGGTGCTTCCCGCGCGTCGTGGCGAGTCAGTGCGAGAACGTCGCGTCGAGTGCGGCTGCGAGATCGTGCAGCAGGTCGTCGGCGTCCTCGAGGCCGACCGAGAGGCGGAGGTGCCCGTGCG includes:
- a CDS encoding SRPBCC domain-containing protein is translated as MTETHPSPALEVPATPGPGIAHDTFTITRTFDLERAEVFAGFADDRRRRRWVRMPGSGATYDHDFRVGGGEDARSTFSLPGVPAETVRNRSRYLDIVPGRRIVFVYEAIVDDVTRWVSLVTVTLEDAPEGGTTLTWTEQATFLVRTGDGSADLPHLRTGTALRLNGLPAALGVEPSTAS